A region of the Nitrospinota bacterium genome:
CTTATAGCCATCTTCTTTGTTACATTCGCGGGGGGGCTTATACCACTGCGCTTTGCGAAAACTAAAAATTTCATCGCATTTGCTGTATATTTCGCCGCGGGGATATTGATAGGAACCTCTCTCTTCTCGCTTCTTCCAGAATCGATAGAAATCCTTGGCAATATGACAGGCTATTCCATACTAGCGGGTTTCGCGATATTTTATCTTCCGCAAAAATTCATGCTCACGCACCCTTGCGAAGAGGAAGATTGCGATTTTCATTCCCTTGGTGTCATGGCCTTTATCGGAATAGCGTTTCATGCCTTTACTGATGGCATTGCAATCGGTTCTGTTTCAGAAATTGCCGATCTTCAAGTTGTCGTTGGAGCCGTTATGTCTCACAAGATACCGGCTTCGCTTGCCCTTTCCCTGATGCTCATCGCTTCAGGAATAAGCAGGGGGAAAATTGTTCTGCTGATGGCTCTTTTCGCCTTTGCAACCCCTCTAGGAGCGTCAATTACGAGACTCTTTTTAATCGACACTGGCAGCAACGAGCTGGTCGGGCACGCTCTTGGATTTTCGACCGGCAATTTCCTGGCCATCGCCGGAAGCGACGTGCTGCGAAGACTTCATCAGCAACAGAGATCAAACCTCGCTGTCAGGCTGGCGCTGTTGATCACCGGCTGTTTCCTTCCGCTTCTCGGCTCGCATTAGCGCAATTTACTTAATGAAATTTATTATGCGCGGTTTCGGCAATCCGTCGATACCGGCATGGAGAGATGATCATCCGCGCTGAGTTATTTAATGAATCAGCAGGAAATCTCTCAGCTTTCGCCTTCCGTTTCGATATTCAATAGCCGACCGCAATGCTTGCAGTGTGTCGAATCAGGATCATGACGCGTAAGCCCACAATCGGGGCACTTGAAATATACCTTTGGCGGCCTGATTATATCCCTGGCGAGCTTTACGAACAGCGTAATTCCAAAAACCATAATTATGACTGCGAGAAGCCTGCCGTTTGTCCCCTGCAAAGTGATATCTCCAAATCCCGTTGTCGTCAGTGTAGTAAGCGTAAAATACAAAGCGTCGAGATAGTTGTTGATTGAATCGTTGACCCCGCTCTGGCTTACGAAAACAATATCGGTCATGATAAAAACGAATACGAATAGATTTAGAAAGGAAAAGATGACATCCTCGTTAACCCGAACCCAGCTCTTCTCATGGTTTATTCCTTCGAGAAGCCTGTAAAAGCGAAGTACTCGAAGCGCGCGTACGACTCGCAGAAATGTGAAATTGCCGAAAAATATCGGCGCAAAACAGGAAACTACCACAACAAGGTCGACTAGGTTTATCGGCTTAAAAGCAAACCACAGTCGATTCTGCGCTATCCAGAAGCGTATGAGGTACTCGACAAGGAACACAATACCAAATACAAGCTCGACCGACCTTATAATGGCATCGCCATGAAATATCGGATCCAGGATAAAAACGAAAATAGCGATTACATTGAAAACAAGAAGGGCCCGATTAAACATCAGGCTTTCCCGGCTCTGACCATAAAATAGTTCTGTCAGACGTTCCTTAAGGTTTTCTTTCATATTTTTTGCTTTCAAAAGTTGTCGATAGGAATTCAGATATATTTAACATGCCAGAACCAAGCGGTATATAGAAATAATCTGATACTTCTTATCACGGGATATAGCATTGTTTATTTCGCTTCATGGAAAGTAAATTTACACATCTCAAGAAAGAATGCAAAATCCTGCAATTATCTTTTTGCATGATCTCTAGCTTAATACCGACAGCAATAACTAATGCATTTACAATGTTTTACAAGGCGGGCAGCTTATTGAATTCGAATAACCTAAGTGATAGAGTCTCACATTGAACAACAAAAGTTGATCTATGCGTCGCGCAACATCTTTATTTATATGTACATTTAGGCATGGGAGAACGAGAATGGCAGATGTGAAGAAATCAAAAGTATTTTATATGATTCTTTTATCGGCAGTGATCGCGTTTGCAGCACTCGGTGCAGAAAATGCCGATGCGGCAAAGGTGCGGAAGTTCATCGGCAAATCAAAGTTCGGGAATCCATCCTTGTTCAAGAAGGGTGATACATACGTCGGTGCCGGATACGTAAGCGGCTGGGGTGGCGGTTTCGACCTTACCGGCCAGAAATTCCTGTATGACGACATATCGGTGCAGGCTCATTTCGCCATGCTTTCATATGACTATGGATATGGCACCACTGGCGTCAACTACATCTCCGCGGCAGGCGTATACCATTACAAGTTGGAAGATATTCACGGGTTGTATGGAGGAATTGGCCTGGCAATGGGTGAAGCCAGATGGGATGATAACAGAACCGGCACACTCTCTTCTCATTCGTACAACCTTGGGGGGCCGTACTGGACGTTCGGCTACGAGATGCTTTGGTCCAGAAACACGATGTTTAATGTCGGGTGGGGCGTTACCGGAATCAACATCGGAGCCAACTTCAAATTCTAGTTATATAAGACACTCGTGAGAGGGGGAAATCCCCTCTCATTTTCATATAAATTTTAGGACTTGTGCATAGAAGTACTTCATATATTTTCTGTCTGATACTTGAAACTATAAAAATCAGCTAAATCCCCACTCTCTTTTCAAATTCGCCACGAGTAGATCAGTCTCGACGACTTCAACTCCTATTCCTCTCATTTCCCCTAGCCCCTTCTCATACACGCCGGAAACAGCGTCCGAAACCATTACTATCCTGAAATCGCGTTCACTCGCTTCGTAAATGGATGTTCGCGGACAGTTCGGAAAGTTGCATCCGGTAAATATTAGAGTCGACACTCCCAGGTCGGAGAGATGTTCTTCAAGCGGTGTTTTAAAAAAAGCCCCCCACCTCGGTTTGTAGATAACGACTTCGCTTTTTGAGATTTTTTGAATCCCGCCTGACATCAGAAGACCAGCATCAAGTGGAGTGGTTTCTGCAAAAAGGTCCTGCGCCAATTCGCAGCCGGAACTACCTTCCAAAAGTAATCTCTCCCCCTTTTCTATTATGCCTCTACGGCAAATATCGGCGTTGCTCCCATCCTTTTTATAAATCCTAACGATATGGACTATCGCTTTTGATCCGAGCCTGAAGAGATCCAGCAGTCGCCTTATTTTGGGTAAAATCGCCGAGGTGCCCGGAATCTCAAACGGCATTCCATCGAGCGTGTCTTGTTGCGCATCTATTGTAATGAGTGCCACCGAGCCAAAATCCGGTTTTATATATTCTGCCATCGTCCTTTTTTGGGCAAAAAAAAACCCTGGGCAGAGCCATTACGCTCCACCACAGGGTCAATATTTAAATGCCGGCAACGACCTACTCTCCCACACAGTTACCCGTGCAGTACCATTGGCGCTGAAGAGCTTAACTTCCGAGTTCGGAATGGGATCGGGTGGAACCTCTTCGCTACAGCCACCGGCAAAACATTTTCTATATCAAAACAAGAACAAAAAAAACAAGAGCTGTCTCAGGTTAGCAAAGAAATTAATGCGTCTAAGCGTAACCAGAGCGCTCCTGTACTTATATCTTATCATAAACATTGGGGCTGATGAAAATAACTGAAAAATTAAAGGTCAAGCCGAACGACCAATTAGTACCGGTTAGCTTCACACATTGCTGCGCTTCCACACCCGGCCTATCAACCTCGTAGTCTTCGAGGGGTCTTCAGGGATATCTTATCTTGGAGTCGGCTTCCCGCTTAGATGCTTTCAGCGGTTATCCGTTCCGAACGTAGCTACCCGGCGATGCCGCTGGCGCGACAACCGGAACACTAGAGGTTCGTCCATTCCGGTCCTCTCGTACTAGGAACAGATC
Encoded here:
- a CDS encoding cysteine hydrolase — translated: MALITIDAQQDTLDGMPFEIPGTSAILPKIRRLLDLFRLGSKAIVHIVRIYKKDGSNADICRRGIIEKGERLLLEGSSGCELAQDLFAETTPLDAGLLMSGGIQKISKSEVVIYKPRWGAFFKTPLEEHLSDLGVSTLIFTGCNFPNCPRTSIYEASERDFRIVMVSDAVSGVYEKGLGEMRGIGVEVVETDLLVANLKREWGFS
- a CDS encoding ion transporter, which gives rise to MFNRALLVFNVIAIFVFILDPIFHGDAIIRSVELVFGIVFLVEYLIRFWIAQNRLWFAFKPINLVDLVVVVSCFAPIFFGNFTFLRVVRALRVLRFYRLLEGINHEKSWVRVNEDVIFSFLNLFVFVFIMTDIVFVSQSGVNDSINNYLDALYFTLTTLTTTGFGDITLQGTNGRLLAVIIMVFGITLFVKLARDIIRPPKVYFKCPDCGLTRHDPDSTHCKHCGRLLNIETEGES
- a CDS encoding ZIP family metal transporter — encoded protein: MNFYNYLIAIFFVTFAGGLIPLRFAKTKNFIAFAVYFAAGILIGTSLFSLLPESIEILGNMTGYSILAGFAIFYLPQKFMLTHPCEEEDCDFHSLGVMAFIGIAFHAFTDGIAIGSVSEIADLQVVVGAVMSHKIPASLALSLMLIASGISRGKIVLLMALFAFATPLGASITRLFLIDTGSNELVGHALGFSTGNFLAIAGSDVLRRLHQQQRSNLAVRLALLITGCFLPLLGSH